The DNA window gctattttgaAAAAGTAAATTGTGAACATATTGACATTGACTATTTTTTTATGAGTTATGATAGTTAATAAGATGAGCTGGAAACCATACATCAAGtacatacaacataaagtggcttgAAATATTCCAGTATTGAGTAAggcaaaataactcctaaaccaaaagtCACACCATACTCTATACTGTTCATTGGTGTTACCAtacctgagttactgtgtagtgATATGGGGCAACAAATCTAAAAGTACACTTGATTTACTAACAGTACTGCAGAAAACACCACTCAGAATAATACATAAGGCTGCATATAGAGAACACAGAAATCTAAAATATTGAAATTAACTGATCCCGTACACTTTCAAACTGTAGAAATCATGTATAACAACAGTATTTCTCaagaaaattaaaaagaaaagagAAATACAATCTCAGGAATAAACAGAACCTAaagcatttatatacacacacaatgatGAAAGCATTTAGTGTATCTTTATATGGGATTTAACTATGGAATAGATTGCGTAAAGTACTTAAACAATGTAATCAAAgtctatcaatcaaagtttatttatatagtacaCCCTTCAATCACAAATGCTTTAAAAGGTTGCACACACCACAATATCATCCTtggctctgatcccacatcagggaaaaaaaaaactcaacccactgGGCACAATAAGAAACCTTGAAAGGGACCGCATGTGGGGAGCCCCCCACCCCGGGTCACCGGAGCAATGGATGCTGAGTGGATATGGTTAttaacgtgagagtccagtccatagtaaggCCAGCAGGGTATCCTCTTGTATGTAGACAGATCAGCAGCGCAGCGACATCACCAATTGATGTACAGAGAgggccacctgataacctctccacgcaggaggggGGCAAATCAGAAAAGAGACATGGTAGattaactggtctaaaaaggggtctatttaaaggccagattatacaaattagttttaagatgggacttaaatgcttctactgaggtagcatctctaactgttactgggagggcattccagagtactggagcctgaatagaaaacgctctatagcccatagactttttttggggttcttagaacgcagatttctgaccggaacatatggtacaatacaatccgcaagataggatggagcgtgACCATGTAAGGTTTTACTActaacgtataaaatactaaagtcgcatcttaagtgcacaggaaaccagtgcaggtgagccagttcaggcgtaatatgatcaaacgttcttgttcttgtcaaaagtcgagcagctgcattttgtaccagctgtaatcttttaatgctagacatagggagactcgAAAATAATAAGTTACAGtgatcgagacgagacgtaacgaacgcatgaataatgatctcagcgtcagtggtggacaaaatgggacacattttagcgatattacggagatgaaagaaggctgtttgagtaacactcttaagttgggtcgaagataataccaagTTTCTTTACAGAGTCGCTTtgtacaattgttttgttgtcaaatattaaggtgATATTATTAAATACGTGCCGGTGTCAAGCAGGACCaataatcaacatttccgttttcttagcgttaagatgcaaaaagttgctggacctccattgtttaatttagacacgcctccagatgactacaatctggcatgCTGGTCAGCTTTAGCGGCATGGAGAGTCGGgtatcatcagcataacagtgaaagctgacaccgtatttgcgtatgaggTCACCTTGCGGCAGCatatagatgctgaagagtgcatggccaagaaccgaaccctgtggaactccgcacgttaccttaacatacttccTGGTCacgttgttatgggagacgcactgcattctgtcagtaagataggagttaaaccaagaaaaggctaaccAATACATGTTTCGATACGTgctaatcaatgttccctctaatttttcatgtgcgtgagcaaacgcaaaaacaccCTGagtattcagtggaatacagacgtgcacactgtggtcataccatcAGCACATCTATATCAAacatgacataacaatttaaatgtcttattattatattcattatattcatgagattttctaatataagtgatttggcccacttaaatattgttttttttttatcagctatGTACTAtaatattttatgcctgggtgggggtcctgctttggaaagattgtgtacccttTTCAGAGATCAAATTTAGTTccctttaaaacattcacatgttgcatgagatgaagtgtaacTTTCTATCTGTAAAATAAGTATTTCTATTAGCAattctgtaatctagtaacatcttttcatgattaatatccccaaatttacattcttaataaatgacagtagaataagcacacatctgattgaggagtcattgtgtaacgacctggaatttacACTCtatgtgtagtgttggagttgtccaactttttatgtggccataaacgcatcagtgtgtgtgtgtgtgttggtgcaggtgagtgagagagcaagcggctgctgttgatataacagatgacaaagacttgcgtttggcttggtttgtacggtagactatgaccagttttgctagatagaagtattttacaattttatttggtgtggttatggccgacagacAATTTCTCTAATTAAAAGGGATCGATgaaattcctgtcctccttgaaGCATCTCGACAGATGTTACACTAATtcaacagtgttgacaaacattgttttatttgttGTGGCCACCTTTTGCCAGCTTTCTACCTGATAATTTAAGAGCTCTGTTTTTATCTGTTAACcagggggtacgccttttaggggccttttttttttttttttagcttttgtgGTGCTATACTATGTTGCGCGGGGCATAGCTAAAGTTGTTAGTGAAGTCACAGATGGAGCCCCCATAATTTGGCAATGGTGCCAATACCGAGGGCAGTAggccaaaactgcacatttcagagtggccttttattgtgggcagcctaaggcacacttatgcaataatcatgctgttaaaTCAGCCTCTTCAACTTGTGAGGTGGAATGGATTGTCTTGGCAtcgaagaagtgctcactaacacagatttagacagatattgtgaacaatatttgagaggaataggtcgtaaaagttttagatatttatgttcaactcatgaaaaatgggagcaaaaataaGTGTTGcgattatatttttgttcagtgggagaggggttagtgcgtctgcctcacaatacgaaggtcctgagtagtcctgggttcaatcccgggctcgggatctttctgtgtggagtttgcatgttctccccgtgactgtgtgggttccctccgggtactccaatttcctcccacctccaaagacatgcacctggggataggttgtttggcaacactaaatcggccctagtgtgtgaatgtgagtgtgaatgttgtctgtctatctgtgttggccctgtgatgaggtggcgacttgtccagggtgtaccccgccttccgcccgattgtagctgagataggctccagcgccccccgcaacccagaagggaataagcggtagaaaatggatggctggatggatatatatatatatatatatatatatatatatatatatatatatatatatatatatatatatatataaaatagatgtgtatatatataaaatagatgtgtaaatatgtatacacgcatatgtatatattggtatacatatataaatattcagtgtatatatattgtatatatcaaaTAAATGTGTATGATatgtatatacgcatatatatatatatatatatatatatatatatatatatatatatatatatatatatatatatatatatatatatatatgtgtatatatatatatatatgtatatatatatatatatatgtatatatatatacacataagtaaacatattcataaatatacatatatttagtacatatatacatatgtattatgtgtgtgtgtgtgtgtgtgtgtgtgtgtgtgtgtgtgtgtgtgtgcacatgtatGAATGAACACTACACAGTTTTCTAGCATGATGACTTTATGATTGAtgtattattcatgtatttattgctgAGTTCTAGTATACACTTTTGGTGTAACTTAGACACACCCTCAGTGATGTATCCTGGGTTCACGAGGTGTTGCAAGGGTGTCACAACACCAGACACCCTCGCCCAGGCGACCCAGCCAGTGTGATCAAGTCCCGGCTTGTGTCTAAAATAGATTTTATTGTCCACGGATCGCCCTGCTTGATCCACAGCCATCTGGATGCCTTTTTTGTCgcgtcagtgattttttttttttttttgattgctcTCTTGTTGCGCAGTCCTTTCACTTCCAACATCTTAAGTGCTCTGATGAGAGGCTGGCCAACGAATCCTCTGCACCCAACCTCGATTGGGTTGCATTGAGTCCTCCATCCCCTGCTTTGGCATTCACCTGCCAGCTCTTCATGATTTGCCCTCTTCCTCTCAAAAGCCCCCTCCATCTGGTCTTCCCAGGGAAAAGTTAACTCCAGCAGAACCACTTGCCTTGTTTTTTTCTGACACCAGGACCGGTTCATGGTTAAATATGCTGTTTTTGTCCTCGCTGCAGCCGCCATCTATTTTTTTCACGGCACTCTCCTCATTGATCCTGTGCATGCTGCTGATTGCATGCTGATGACAGTCAGCATACCAACGACAGCATGCTACTGCAGTTGCATCTGACCTAACACAATGAAACACAGCAATTACTATTTTTCTCAAAACAGTAAAAAGCTGAAGGAAAACACTTTTTTGAATCCAACATGCTAATGTGCTAACAGTAGTACTACTCCAAAAGAGGACATTATCCCATCGCCAGGATGTTGCAATTGTTTATATCGGCGGTGTTCGGGTTGTTTCTCACCTGTCGCCATTCAATCACTGTGTTTGAGTGACAGTAGTCTATTAGTCCCCTGCAATCCGCCACAAAGAACACacaagtattattattttaaGAAGCTTTTAGGAAGGAGAAGCTTTAATCCTCACATTGATTCCAAATGTTCACTTGATCCTGTCTGCTCGTCATGCTGAGAGCTTTTGTCTAATTGGTTGCAAACTGTCCTTCGTGCTGTGTTcactgcatatacacacacacatgcaggtcGTGGTTGCTATTCATCATTAAAAAGGAGCGAAGAAGTAGTATGTAAATATTTTGTGATAGTCATTTTCAGTGTGTACAATGACAACTCATAACAACAGTGTatgccaggggtcaccaacgcggtgccggcgggcaccaggtcgcccgtaagggccagatgagtcgcccgctggcctgttctaaaaatagctcaaatagcagcacttaccagtgagctgcctctattttttaaatgttatttatttactagcaagctggtctcgctttgctcgacatttttaattctaagagagacaaaactcaaatagagtttgaaaatccaagaaaatattttaaagacttggtcttcacttgtttaaataaattcatttatttttttactttgcttcttataactctcagaaagacaattttagagaaaaaatacaaccttaaaaatgattttaggatttttaaacacatatacctttttaccttttaaattccttccttttctttcctgacaatttaaatcaatgctcaagtacattttttttttattattgtaaagaataataaatcaattttaattgaattcttcattttagcttctgttttttcgacgaagaatatttgtgaaatatttcttcaaatttaTTAtgatttaaaattttaaaaaattattctggcaaatctagaaaatctgtagaatcaaatttaaatcttatttcaaagtcttttgaatttcttttaacatttttgttctggaaaatctagaagaaataatgatttgtctttgttagaaatatagcttggtccaatttgttatatattctaacaaagtgcagattggattttaacctatttaaaacatgtcatcaaaattctaaaattaatcttaatcaggaaaaattactaatgatgttccataaattattttttttattttttcaaaaagattcgaattagctagtttttctcttcttcttttttggtacaattttgatatttatctgtttctatatatatttattgtgagaaatcattaagatgatcagtgtttccacaaagataaatatcattaattattaataataacatagagttaaaggtaaattgagcaaattggctattcctggcaatttatttaagtgtgtatcaaactggtagcccttcgcattaatcagtacccaagaagtagctcttggtttcaaaaaggttggtgacccctggtgtatGCAGTATATTTTTTGAAGAGTACTCAGTTTCATTTAAGACACATCGCCGGTGTGTTCTTCTTCTTGGTTTAGGGGCGTCCGAGAAGAAGAGCGACCTGAGGGTGTGTGACGAGTCGTCGTGTAAGTTCGGAGGCGTCTGCAGAGACGACGGCTCTCAGCTGAAGTGTGCGTGTCAGTTCCAGGTTGGTGGTATAAAGTATGTGATGGTAGCGCTCCGTTTGAGGCGTGTTTCCGTGAGCTGATGTGTACTTTGCAGTGCCACAAGAACTATGTGCCCGTGTGCGGCTCCAACGGAGACACGTACCAGAACGAGTGCTACCGGCGCCAGGCCTCCTGCAAGCAGCAGAGGCTCATCTCCAGGGTGGCGGATGGCCCGTGTTCTCCTGGTGAGTCTTTCAGAGCTCCTACCTGTTCTTCTGGAAGTCCATCATAACAAatgaagtacaaaacccaaaaccagtgaagtgtgcacgttgtgtaattcgtaaataaaaacagaattcaatgatttgcaaatccttttcaacttatattcaattgaatagactgcaaagacaagacatgtaatgtttgaactgagaaacctttttttttgtgcaaattatcattaacttagaatttaatggcagcaacacattgcaaaaaacttggcacaggggcatttttaccactgtgttacatggccttttaacaacactcagtaaacatttgggaactgaagagaccaatttttaaagcttttcaggtggaattctttcccattcttgcttgatgtacagcttaagttgttcaacagtccggggtctcagttgtcgtattttaggcttcataatgcgctacacattttcaatggaagacaggtctgcactacaggaaggccagtctagtacccgcactcttttactacgaagccacgctgttgtaacacgtgcagaatgtggcttggcattgtcttgctgaaataagcaggggcatccatgaaaaagacgttgcttggatggcaacatatgttgcttcaaaacctgtatgtacctttcagcattaatggtgccttcacagatgtgtaagataccaatgccttgggcactaatacacccccataccatcacatatgttggcttttcaactttgcgcctataacagtccggacggttcttttcctctttggtccggaggacactacgtccacagtttccaaaaacaatttgaaatgtgaactcgtcagaccacagaactcttttccattttgcatcagtccatcttagatgagctcgggccaagcgaagccagcggcgtttctgggtgttgttgataaatggctttcgctttgcatagtagagttttaacttgcacttacagatgtagcgaccgactgtagttactgacagtggttttctgaagtgttcctgagcccatgtggtgatatcctttacacactgatgtcgctttttgatgcagtaccgcttgagggattgaaggtcacgggcattcaatgtcggtttgcttacgtgcagtgatttctccagtttatctgaaccttttgatgatattacggaccgtagatggtgaaatccctaaattccttgcaatagcacgttgagaaatgttgttcttaaactgttcgacaatttgctcgcgcatttgttctcaaagtggtgagcctcgccctatccttgtttgtgaatgactgagcatttattagatgctgcttttataccgaatcatggcacccacctgttcccaattagcctgttcacctgtgggatgttccaaataagtgtttgatgagcattcctcaactttctcagtcttttttgccacttgtgccagcttttttgaaacatgttgcaggcatcaaattccaaatgagctaatatttgcaaaaaataacaaagtttctcagttcgaacgttaactatcttgtctttgcagtgcattcaattgaataaataataaaggttgaaaaggatttgcaaatcattgtattctgtttttatttaccatttacacaacgtgccaacttcactggttttgggttttgtatcttCATACCTGATACAGTGAAAGGTGACTTCCTGCTTTCCATGTCTTCACAGATGCAGGCTCAGGTTCAGGGGATCCAGATGGTaagttcttcttctttttcttcttcctgcCTGGGTCTCCTTCAACGGGAGTGTTTATTACTTCGCCTCTCAGACCAGGAAGGTTCTGCTTCTGACGTGAGCAGGAAGTTCTCCAAGTGCAGCACGTGTAAATATGGAGCAGAATGCGACGAAGACTCTGAAGATGTCTGGTGAGTGTTTGTCTTTATCGCCGCTCCGGTGGCCACATAACTGAACTGTGACCTGTGACGCCAGGTGCATCTGCAACATCGACTGCAGCGGTCACAACCAGAACCCTGTGTGCGCCACCGACGGCAACTCCTACAACAGTCCGTGTTTGGTGCGGGAGGCGTCATGCATGAAGCAGGAGCAGATCGACGTGGAACACCTGGGACGCTGTCGTGGTCTGACCTCTCAACTTTTACAACTCTCACTCCTTCTATTTGtcgctgagtgtgtgtgtgtttgtgtttgttgtcAGCTGACAAAGACAAAGTGGGCAGGATAGATGACGGTGGCCCTTTCAAAGTGAATGTCCTAGGTGAGTCCACGCTGACCTTTTGAGGTGACTTCCTGTGCTGTCACATGACACACATCAATCTTGCAGAGACCACGGGTTTGGAGCACGGAGACAGCTTCTATGGGGGCGTGGCCATGGCTTGCAGTGACTCCTATGCTGGGTTTTGTCTCCATGGTCGCTGTGAACTACACTACAACATTGCCACCTGCAGGTACCAACGTCACACAGTACAACTACCGCTTTTATTCTATAATAATTCATATAGATTACTGTAGTCTTTATATTAGTATTAGGGCTGGCAAATATAAcaaggtaaatatatatattttttaaatgccttAATCATGTATATCCGCAGATTAATGTGTGAATTGTGTctggtgaattatatttatatagcgctttttctctagtgactcaaagcgcttttacatagtgaaacccaatatctaagttacatttaaaccagtgtgggtggcactgggagcaggtgggtaaagtgtcttgcccaaggacacaacggcagtgactaggatgaccaaagcggggatcgaacctggaaccctcaggttgctggcatggccactctaccaaccgagttattCCACACCGGTAATCACaccatttattttgaccgtaGATATATTCATTGACGTTCTAACCCAAAAAATTgggctaattttttttattttatttgaataatGTAAGCCAGTAATgacctgtgattaatccaaatgcaaagtttgattaatctgattaacatatacaggtaaaagccagtaaattagaatattttgaaaaacttgatttatttcagtaattgcattcaaaaggtgtaacttgtacattatatttattcattgcacacagactgatgcattcaaatgtttatttcatttaattttgatgatttgaagtggcaacaaatgaaaatccaaaattccgtgtgtcacaaaattagaatattgtgtaaggctaatacaaaaaagggatttttagaaatgttggccaactgaaaagtatgaaaatgaaaaatatgagcatgtacaatactcaatacttggttggagctccttttgcctcaattactgcgttaatgcggcgtggcatggagtcgatgagtttctggcactgctcaggtgttatgagagcccaggttgctctgatagtggccttcaactcttctgcgtttttgggtctggcattctgcatcttccttttcacaataccccacagattttctatgaggctaaggtcaggggagttggcgggccaatttagaacagaaataccatggtccgtaaaccaggcacgggtagattttgcgctgtgtgcaggcgccaagtcctgttggaacttgaaatctccatctccatagagcaggtcagcagcaggaagcatgaagtgctctaaaacttgctggtagacggctgcgttgaccctggatctcaggaaacagagtggaccgacaccagctggactgctgctgagtggtccaaagtcatgttttctgacgaaagcaaattttgcatttcctttggaaatcgaggtcccagagtctggaggaagacaggagaggcacaggatccacgttgcctgaagtctagtgtaaagtttccaccatcagtgatggtttggggtgccatgtcatctgctggtgtcggtccactctgtttcctgagatccagggtcaacgcagccgtctaccagcaagttttagagcacttcatgcttcctgctgctgacctgctctatggagatggagatttcaagttccaacaggacttggcgcctgcacacagcgcaaaatctacccgtgcctggtttacggaccatggtatttctgttctaaattggcccgccaactcccctgaccttagccccatagaaaatctgtggggtattgtgaaaaggaagatgcagaatgccagacccaaaaacgcagaagagttgaaggccactatcagagcaacctgggctctcataacacctgagcagtgccagaaactcatcgactccatgccacgccgcattaacgcagtaattgaggcaaaaggagctccaaccaagtattgagtattgtacatgctcatatttttcattttcatacttttcagttggccaacatttctaaaaatcccttttttgtattagccttaagtaatattctaattttgtgacacacggaattttggattttcatttgttgccacttcaaatcatcaaaattaaatgaaataaacatttgaatgcatcagtctgtgtgcaatgaataaatataatgtacaagttacaccttttgaatgcaattactgaaataaatcaagtttttcaaaatattctaatttactggcttttacctgtatatcatttGTTGACTAGACTACTTTATATTtgagcatatatgtgtgtgtacgtgtgtatatatgtatgtatgtatgtatatatatatatatatatatatatatatatatatatatatatatatatatatatatatatatatatatatatatatatatatgtatgtatgtatatgtatgtatatatatgtatgtatatgtatgtatatatatgtatgtatatgtatgtatatatatgtatgtatatgtatgtatatatatgtatatatatgtatgtatatatgtatatatatgtatttatgtatatatatatatatatatatatatgtgtgtgtatatatatatgtatatatatatatatgtatgtatatacatatatatatatatatatatgtatatgtatatatatatatatatatatatatatatatgtatatatatacacatatatatatatatatatatatacatatatgtgtatgtatatatgtatgtatgtatatatatatatatatatatatatatatatatatatatatatgtatatctatatatatatatatatgtatatctatatatatatatatatatgtgtatata is part of the Nerophis lumbriciformis linkage group LG19, RoL_Nlum_v2.1, whole genome shotgun sequence genome and encodes:
- the tmeff1a gene encoding tomoregulin-1 is translated as MMASGTALRCLVFACVLSLLLDVPEARASYQPECKNKDCAAGASEKKSDLRVCDESSCKFGGVCRDDGSQLKCACQFQCHKNYVPVCGSNGDTYQNECYRRQASCKQQRLISRVADGPCSPDAGSGSGDPDDQEGSASDVSRKFSKCSTCKYGAECDEDSEDVWCICNIDCSGHNQNPVCATDGNSYNSPCLVREASCMKQEQIDVEHLGRCRADKDKVGRIDDGGPFKVNVLETTGLEHGDSFYGGVAMACSDSYAGFCLHGRCELHYNIATCRCESGYKGVRCDELQHFNVLYVVPSGQKLHYVLIASVIGAVQIAIIVAVVMCISRKCPKNKRGARRHKHNVGGHFSSSDTNSGMI